Genomic segment of Streptomyces alboniger:
GATGCACGAGCTGGAGCGCGAACTGCGGCAGGCCGTCGACGGGCTTCGCGCGCGGCGTGCCGTCGGCGGCTATCTGGTCATCACGCCGGATGTCGACCTCCCACCGATGACCGAATATGACCCGGAGCAGTACCTTGGCCAGAGGGCGTACGACGGGGGACGGGGGCTCGAAGCGGCAATCGAGCGTGCCGGTAAGTACTGGCGAAAAAAGGGCCAAAACCGGTCGGCCATCTCCCCAATCCCCGCTGCCCTGCGGAAGGAGATCGTGCGAGCCATGCGGCCGAATTTCGACCTTGTTCCCAACCTTCGCTCGCGCATCACGGATCTCGAGGCCGAGTTCGAACGTCTGACAGCGGAACAGTACGAGAAAATCGATGCGTTGGCCGAGAATCCGCGTCATGTCTGGAGGGGTGGCGCGGGCACAGGCAAGACCTTCCTGGCAGCGGAGGCCGCCCGCCGCAAGTCGGTCAATGGCAGCGTCCTGTTCACCTGTGCCAGTTCCCCCTTGGCCAGGCACGTGGCTCATGTGCTGTCCGATGAACCGGTCACGGTCCTTCCCTACGAACGACTCCACGAGGTGCGTGGGCGTACCTTCGACCACCTGATCGTGGACGAGGCACAGGACCTGATGAACTTCAAGGCGTTGAACGAACTCGACGAGTTGATCGACGGCGGTCTGGAGCGGGGGCACTGGATCTTCATGCTCGACCAGAACAACCAGGTGCTGTCACCGCAGCACTACGACGACGAGGCGTGGGAATACCTCAGAGGCCTGGGGGTGACGAGTCTCGCGCTCGGCCGGAACTGTCGGAACACCGAGCAGATCGTGACCCAGGTCCAAACATATACAGGTGCCGACCTCGGGGTCGCCAAGGCAGGTCAGGGCGAGCACGTGGTGTTTGCCGATGTCCGTTCACGCGTGCACGAAGCCGAGGCCCTGGACGCCTATCTGGACCGGCTGGCCGCCGAGGGGCTCTCCCCCGGCGACATCACCATCCTGTCGTCCACGGGTGACTGGGAGAACTCATCGGCTCGGTTGTCGCGTCGCTCCGGAAGGATCGAGCCCTACTCCGACCTAGTAGGTACCGGAGCCCCGCGCAGGAGGATCACGTGGTCATCGGTGGCTGATTTCAAAGGGCTCGAGAATCAGGCCGTCTGTGTCATCGACATGGAGCCCGAGGCGCTGGCGGGTCGGCTGGACGCGGTCTATGTCGCTTGGACGCGGGCTCGCGCCCAGTTGTGGATCGCTACCCGGCCGGGAGTCAAACCTCTGC
This window contains:
- a CDS encoding NERD domain-containing protein; the protein is MRTIPSEISRRTRSRAERSVFAALKAIPDSESVALHSVHLPAHRYKRVGEIDFVVVTPQLILFIEVKGGQISHHDGEWRFGRGDGTADVRREGPFAQASSGMHELERELRQAVDGLRARRAVGGYLVITPDVDLPPMTEYDPEQYLGQRAYDGGRGLEAAIERAGKYWRKKGQNRSAISPIPAALRKEIVRAMRPNFDLVPNLRSRITDLEAEFERLTAEQYEKIDALAENPRHVWRGGAGTGKTFLAAEAARRKSVNGSVLFTCASSPLARHVAHVLSDEPVTVLPYERLHEVRGRTFDHLIVDEAQDLMNFKALNELDELIDGGLERGHWIFMLDQNNQVLSPQHYDDEAWEYLRGLGVTSLALGRNCRNTEQIVTQVQTYTGADLGVAKAGQGEHVVFADVRSRVHEAEALDAYLDRLAAEGLSPGDITILSSTGDWENSSARLSRRSGRIEPYSDLVGTGAPRRRITWSSVADFKGLENQAVCVIDMEPEALAGRLDAVYVAWTRARAQLWIATRPGVKPLLNDMCLASLKLKRNGAAK